One window of the Candidatus Jettenia sp. genome contains the following:
- a CDS encoding DNA adenine methylase, protein MSINLKSPINRIGGKYFLKDWLAQHIPQHTLYCEVFSDAGHLLFTKTPSRVEILNDIDGHLINFFRVLQHPEKRGKLVEVLQHMPYSRQLWQEMRDKMRGQDVTTDVATVNISVKKGRGKGQKYQKIVSMLKECPELSDRQIARELGVSNKTVSVIRKTNYTANYTVDSQITQLADIQRAAEWYYLNRTCFGGDMQSGGFALPSVTGRNPAQSYYNSIDSFHDVARRLQGVTIECLDYRECIQRYDSPDTLFFIDPPYLDAEGYYSKKNFALDDHQDLAK, encoded by the coding sequence ATGAGCATAAATCTTAAATCGCCAATCAATCGCATAGGTGGAAAGTATTTCTTAAAGGACTGGCTAGCTCAGCATATACCACAGCATACACTTTATTGTGAGGTGTTTAGCGATGCGGGACATTTACTCTTTACCAAGACGCCTAGCCGTGTCGAGATCTTGAATGATATTGACGGTCACTTGATTAACTTTTTCCGTGTGCTCCAGCATCCGGAGAAACGGGGGAAGTTAGTTGAGGTGCTCCAGCACATGCCATACTCACGGCAGTTGTGGCAGGAGATGCGGGATAAGATGCGAGGCCAAGATGTGACAACAGACGTGGCAACAGTTAACATATCAGTTAAAAAAGGAAGAGGGAAAGGCCAGAAGTATCAAAAGATAGTGTCCATGCTAAAGGAATGCCCTGAACTATCCGATAGACAGATTGCAAGAGAACTGGGAGTAAGTAATAAAACAGTGAGCGTAATAAGAAAAACAAATTACACAGCAAATTACACAGTTGATTCACAAATTACACAGTTGGCCGATATTCAAAGAGCGGCAGAATGGTATTACCTCAATCGGACTTGCTTCGGTGGTGATATGCAGTCGGGTGGCTTTGCATTACCTTCTGTCACTGGCCGTAATCCCGCACAGAGTTACTACAATAGTATCGATAGCTTTCATGATGTTGCCAGGAGATTGCAGGGGGTAACGATTGAATGCCTTGATTATCGGGAATGTATCCAGAGGTATGATAGTCCAGATACGTTATTCTTCATTGATCCCCCATATTTGGATGCAGAAGGGTATTATAGTAAGAAAAACTTTGCACTAGATGACCACCAAGACCTTGCGAAGTAA
- a CDS encoding helix-turn-helix domain-containing protein, producing MEIVKNDSEYLNVREAATFLGVSPDTIYSWTMRRTIPHYKLGKLLKFKRGDLIAHMESMKVRPCGQD from the coding sequence ATGGAAATAGTAAAGAACGATAGCGAATATCTCAACGTAAGAGAGGCTGCAACATTCTTAGGCGTATCACCCGATACCATTTATTCATGGACAATGCGCAGGACTATACCGCATTACAAGCTAGGCAAATTGTTGAAGTTTAAGCGGGGTGACCTGATTGCACACATGGAAAGCATGAAGGTGAGACCCTGTGGGCAGGATTAA
- a CDS encoding DUF6516 family protein, with the protein MKSKLIRHIKVREDTGNIVEVKLWQVNPSIDKPHGYKYSLVYIVKGKRVIGYDNAEGKGDHRHYRDKEEVYAFKSIDKLFEDFYNDIKRVKKYES; encoded by the coding sequence GTGAAAAGTAAACTCATACGACATATCAAGGTTAGAGAGGATACCGGTAATATTGTCGAGGTAAAACTATGGCAAGTAAATCCTTCTATTGATAAACCGCATGGTTATAAATACTCCCTTGTTTATATTGTGAAGGGTAAGCGGGTTATTGGTTATGATAATGCAGAAGGCAAAGGAGACCATAGGCATTATAGAGATAAAGAGGAAGTGTACGCATTTAAGAGTATAGACAAGCTTTTTGAAGATTTCTATAACGATATAAAAAGGGTTAAAAAATATGAGAGTTAA
- a CDS encoding HAD family hydrolase has protein sequence MLRGIIFDMDGTLTKPNVDFAAIEREIGAKVGFIIDYAERSSPEERARALEILERYEAQSASESELNEGVLEMLEYISKKRLKKALLTRNSRKSVETVLHKHKLHFEFIVSREDTKPKPAPDPIFLLSKRMNIHTDHLLMVGDYKYDIMCGKSAGTKTVLLRYKEYEYRETEVVPDFEIGTIREIIHVIEHFEKMELGLRGEHHV, from the coding sequence ATGTTACGTGGAATAATATTTGATATGGATGGAACACTTACGAAACCGAATGTAGACTTTGCAGCTATCGAAAGAGAGATTGGTGCAAAAGTCGGGTTTATTATTGATTATGCAGAAAGGTCGAGTCCTGAAGAGCGTGCAAGAGCATTAGAAATCCTCGAACGTTATGAGGCACAATCAGCAAGTGAATCAGAACTGAACGAAGGGGTACTAGAAATGCTTGAGTATATCTCTAAAAAGCGGTTAAAAAAGGCGCTTTTAACCCGTAATTCCCGTAAATCGGTAGAAACCGTTCTTCACAAACATAAATTGCATTTTGAATTTATCGTCAGCCGTGAGGATACGAAGCCAAAACCCGCCCCTGATCCCATTTTTTTACTGAGTAAGAGGATGAATATCCATACTGACCATTTGTTAATGGTTGGTGACTATAAATACGATATTATGTGTGGCAAATCTGCCGGAACGAAGACAGTCCTGCTCCGTTATAAAGAGTATGAGTATAGAGAAACAGAGGTAGTCCCTGACTTTGAAATAGGCACCATTCGTGAAATTATCCATGTTATTGAGCATTTTGAAAAAATGGAGTTAGGCCTCCGTGGAGAGCATCATGTATAA
- a CDS encoding outer membrane lipoprotein carrier protein LolA: protein MYKNKLIVFIFLMISLYLFHTEVLSKEIPAGKNITEVLDDMEKANSAFKTLKADIVYTRTIVLLESTETSQGEMSYKKPKKLYLKFYPPRNEVNIVDGRHIWVYHPSEKQVEKYEIGDKQSSQGMGFFEFGYGESVEAAKKNYKITLLDTKEEGKKRIYILDLLPKDPKSQYTNIRLWVEEGFWLPGKIELRESEGEVVNTIEFKNIRLNKNISDKLFTFNVPRGVEVIEPFK from the coding sequence ATGTATAAAAACAAATTGATTGTGTTTATCTTCCTCATGATAAGCCTTTATCTTTTTCATACAGAGGTCTTGTCCAAAGAAATTCCTGCAGGAAAAAATATAACAGAAGTCCTTGACGATATGGAGAAGGCCAATTCGGCATTTAAGACTCTTAAGGCAGATATAGTATATACCCGTACCATTGTCCTGCTTGAATCCACAGAAACCTCTCAAGGTGAAATGAGTTACAAGAAACCTAAAAAACTGTATCTGAAATTTTATCCACCCCGTAATGAAGTAAATATTGTAGATGGAAGACATATATGGGTATATCATCCATCAGAAAAACAGGTCGAAAAATATGAGATTGGAGACAAACAATCTTCACAAGGTATGGGGTTTTTTGAATTTGGTTACGGAGAATCGGTGGAGGCGGCAAAAAAGAATTATAAGATCACCTTATTAGATACAAAAGAAGAGGGGAAAAAACGAATCTACATACTCGACCTGTTGCCAAAAGATCCAAAGTCCCAATACACTAACATTCGATTATGGGTAGAAGAGGGATTCTGGTTGCCAGGCAAGATAGAACTTCGCGAAAGTGAAGGTGAGGTAGTTAATACTATCGAATTTAAAAATATAAGGCTTAACAAGAACATATCTGATAAGCTCTTCACATTTAATGTTCCTAGAGGGGTCGAAGTCATTGAACCTTTTAAGTAA
- a CDS encoding SLBB domain-containing protein yields the protein MRSRIFTISFFIFMIIMWIHDPLLAQVKTSQLPRIPSTLRMLDEKRYLTNSQTASPLAPGATQALPPSPGLPSTGSPNAYQSGSSFTQSSILSQQGGVSTQGSDVSQPTMNPQDSAQQESQSTTSTLNSEAAQIPDAGLQPEALSSIESAFQDISLAHSPADGGTPLMALHQFGYSIFNRNVSTFAPIDNVPVGSDYVLGPGDELRITIWGSLENTYVQTVDHYGRIYLPTIGPVRVWGLNFSQAEKLILAHLSRYYKDFQSSVTMGHLRTIRVYIVGEVAQPGAYNISALSTITNALFAAGGPNKTGSLRNIQLKRNQHMVEYFDFYDFLLHGDKSRDLRLEAGDVIFVPPIGSIAGIMGKIKRSAIYELKEPIRINDLITMAGGLTPQSYLKRVQIIRTKPNAEREVIDLDLTHAEKDGTTPKGIELQNGDLVIIYPTDPRIYNTFSLNGSVKYPGEYEVKPGITIRQVLPPESLLPEAYLENVEIIRFKDDMTTEVIHINLKKLWEDEHAQDIFIQPHDLITVRSEFKAPESITLTGEFKRPGTYTIQPGERLSSVIRRAGNFTNMAYLKGAVFTRKAVQVREKEMLDQFVKQYEESLLAEGQALLSYSAENRSIRELEIAQRRQQLKLIASRVTLGRIVIHLDTIEKFEGSQNDLILQDGDILTIPREPVEVMVLGSVRNPTSFVYKNGKNIQYYLNRGGGFSKAADKKEIYLLKADGSALIGFLKLRNIGPGDAIIVPPKIEIRDWTWIRDIATIAGQTALTFAALSILL from the coding sequence ATGAGAAGCAGGATTTTTACTATTTCCTTTTTTATTTTCATGATAATAATGTGGATACATGATCCACTCTTAGCTCAGGTTAAAACCTCACAATTACCACGCATTCCATCGACACTTAGAATGCTCGATGAAAAAAGATATTTAACGAACTCACAAACAGCAAGCCCATTAGCACCTGGCGCCACACAGGCGCTACCCCCATCGCCCGGTCTTCCTTCTACCGGAAGCCCAAATGCTTATCAAAGTGGTTCGTCTTTTACACAATCATCTATATTATCGCAACAAGGAGGGGTAAGCACGCAGGGATCTGATGTTTCTCAACCTACTATGAACCCGCAAGATTCTGCACAACAAGAATCTCAAAGTACAACTTCTACGCTAAATTCTGAAGCTGCTCAAATCCCGGATGCTGGTTTACAACCTGAAGCATTATCTTCTATTGAATCTGCGTTTCAGGATATATCGCTCGCACATTCGCCAGCAGATGGGGGCACTCCACTTATGGCTCTCCACCAGTTTGGATACTCTATCTTCAATCGCAATGTTTCAACATTTGCTCCGATAGATAACGTCCCTGTAGGATCAGATTATGTTTTAGGGCCTGGAGACGAATTACGAATCACCATATGGGGATCTTTGGAAAATACGTATGTCCAAACTGTTGATCATTATGGGCGGATATATTTACCTACTATAGGACCCGTGAGGGTATGGGGCCTCAACTTTTCTCAGGCAGAAAAATTGATTCTTGCGCATCTTTCACGGTATTACAAGGATTTTCAATCGAGTGTAACTATGGGGCACCTTAGGACCATCAGAGTCTATATTGTAGGAGAGGTCGCCCAACCCGGCGCTTACAACATCAGCGCACTCTCTACAATAACGAATGCACTCTTTGCCGCAGGAGGTCCGAATAAGACAGGGTCACTCAGGAATATCCAGCTAAAACGAAACCAGCACATGGTTGAATATTTTGATTTCTATGATTTCCTTCTTCATGGTGATAAGAGCAGGGATCTGCGTTTAGAAGCAGGAGATGTAATTTTTGTCCCACCTATAGGTTCAATCGCAGGAATAATGGGTAAAATAAAACGATCCGCTATCTATGAGCTAAAAGAACCAATCCGTATAAACGATCTTATTACTATGGCCGGTGGTTTGACGCCACAAAGTTATCTTAAGCGTGTACAGATTATCCGAACAAAACCAAATGCAGAACGAGAGGTCATTGATCTTGATCTTACCCATGCGGAAAAAGATGGAACTACACCGAAAGGCATTGAGTTACAAAACGGTGATCTGGTTATAATTTATCCAACTGATCCACGTATCTATAACACTTTTAGCCTTAATGGAAGTGTCAAATACCCTGGCGAATACGAGGTTAAGCCAGGAATAACAATAAGGCAAGTACTTCCACCAGAATCTCTCCTACCCGAGGCTTATCTGGAGAACGTGGAAATTATTCGCTTTAAAGATGATATGACGACCGAGGTTATTCATATAAATCTAAAGAAACTTTGGGAAGATGAACATGCACAAGACATATTCATTCAGCCTCACGATCTCATTACGGTAAGAAGTGAGTTTAAGGCTCCCGAGTCTATAACTCTCACAGGAGAATTTAAACGCCCGGGAACTTACACGATACAGCCTGGAGAACGCCTAAGTTCTGTAATCCGACGCGCCGGTAATTTTACCAATATGGCTTATTTAAAGGGAGCTGTATTTACCCGAAAAGCAGTACAGGTAAGAGAAAAAGAAATGTTAGATCAATTTGTAAAGCAATATGAGGAGAGCCTTCTAGCCGAGGGACAAGCGCTTCTCAGCTACAGCGCAGAAAATAGGAGTATTCGAGAACTTGAAATAGCACAGAGACGTCAGCAACTAAAGCTAATAGCTTCAAGAGTTACCTTAGGTCGAATTGTTATCCATCTGGATACTATTGAGAAATTTGAGGGATCACAAAATGACTTGATCCTCCAGGATGGAGACATCTTAACAATACCCCGGGAGCCAGTAGAGGTTATGGTTTTAGGCAGCGTGAGAAACCCAACTTCTTTTGTTTACAAAAACGGTAAGAATATTCAATACTACCTGAATCGTGGAGGTGGTTTTTCAAAGGCTGCCGATAAAAAAGAAATATATCTGCTCAAAGCTGATGGTTCCGCCCTTATAGGGTTCTTAAAATTAAGGAATATCGGCCCTGGCGATGCAATCATTGTACCACCAAAGATTGAAATAAGGGATTGGACATGGATAAGGGATATTGCTACTATAGCTGGTCAAACTGCTCTTACTTTTGCTGCATTGTCAATTTTGCTTTAA
- a CDS encoding Wzz/FepE/Etk N-terminal domain-containing protein, with amino-acid sequence MAEQQYQQQQAEDEINLLEYWYVIWKHKILLGIIFLTSVVGALIFCLLSPKIYQSTASILTPAETSDDLMSNLGSAANLAQAAGISIPSLTQNRDIYLSILKSRTMKDYIITQFKLKEYYDKLYIEDVLECLDDVTNISETEEEGAISITVEDKNPQMAADIANTYVDYLDRLVAQFGTGAASRQRHFIAEQLLKTESNLQMAEEALKQFKEKHRTIALEEQAKGAIEAGATLKGEIMAAEVQLQVMQDFAKANHPEVIKLKRRIEELKHQLAKSQYSSGLDLPSSTNNPNHYQKEIYLPVANVPQVTLELVRLMRNVKIEETLYTFLKQELEEAKIAEVKDTPSVQILDRAVPAEKKSKPKTKIFIAVAGFMSLILGIFGIFSKEYIEKQRLRIAESVEINQRKSMANV; translated from the coding sequence ATGGCAGAGCAACAATACCAGCAGCAACAAGCTGAAGATGAAATTAATCTGCTTGAATACTGGTATGTAATTTGGAAACATAAAATATTACTTGGAATCATCTTCTTAACCTCAGTTGTAGGCGCATTGATATTTTGTTTACTCTCTCCAAAGATCTATCAATCTACTGCATCAATCCTTACTCCGGCTGAAACATCAGACGATCTTATGAGCAATCTTGGAAGTGCGGCTAACCTTGCTCAAGCCGCTGGAATTTCAATACCTTCTTTAACGCAAAATCGGGATATCTATTTAAGTATTTTAAAAAGCCGAACCATGAAAGATTATATTATCACCCAGTTTAAACTTAAGGAATATTACGATAAATTATATATTGAAGATGTGCTCGAATGTTTGGATGACGTTACAAACATTTCCGAAACAGAAGAAGAAGGCGCAATCTCTATTACTGTAGAAGATAAGAACCCTCAAATGGCAGCGGATATTGCTAATACATACGTAGACTATCTGGATCGTCTTGTAGCACAGTTTGGAACTGGTGCTGCGAGTCGGCAACGCCATTTTATTGCAGAGCAATTATTAAAAACGGAAAGTAATCTACAAATGGCAGAAGAAGCTTTAAAACAATTCAAGGAAAAACATCGTACCATCGCCCTTGAAGAACAGGCAAAGGGAGCTATCGAGGCAGGGGCTACTCTCAAGGGAGAAATAATGGCCGCTGAAGTGCAATTACAAGTAATGCAGGATTTTGCTAAAGCAAATCATCCGGAGGTCATTAAACTGAAGCGCAGAATTGAAGAATTAAAGCACCAACTTGCCAAATCGCAATATAGTAGTGGTTTAGACCTGCCTTCAAGCACAAACAATCCTAACCATTACCAAAAAGAAATTTATCTTCCGGTAGCCAATGTCCCTCAGGTAACCTTAGAGCTTGTCAGATTAATGCGTAATGTAAAGATAGAGGAAACGCTCTATACCTTTCTGAAACAGGAATTAGAGGAAGCCAAGATCGCTGAAGTAAAAGATACGCCATCAGTCCAAATCTTAGATCGAGCCGTTCCTGCAGAAAAAAAATCGAAACCCAAGACGAAGATCTTTATCGCTGTTGCAGGGTTCATGAGCCTCATATTGGGTATCTTTGGTATCTTCTCAAAAGAATACATTGAGAAGCAGAGGTTAAGGATAGCTGAATCTGTAGAAATTAATCAAAGAAAATCCATGGCCAATGTTTAA
- a CDS encoding capsule assembly Wzi family protein, with protein MFNNQTTMFLRQRWKVCYLVILPYLLFAVYSVAFIPPLQAGDRTNVPLKNWGGFSLFRSWVYDALEKIVLAGLADQALLNTKPLSRMEAARIVAQAIHKLEQDYGDYNDRNYLEDLLYKLIEEFGSELAEMGVKTPLNYEAQPKFLNLKPVDNIQFGNALANNSQKPVNNFGQRFSEGINTDFTFDGRNQLGDFLSLYYQPEFFLNKDGSQGRLQIGYAKLTLWNTELEVGRDSLWWGPGYHGSMLFSNNAPPLDQIRLGSAEPFRLPWIFRHIGPIKATTFVGKLDGNQIPSHPLVGGYRISLAPSRFVEIGHGRAYQFAGDGRGYTIKDFPGTIFQTTTSEGVDDPDSNRNVNNLLSLDITVRIPNVDRYIFIARDISLYGEMGWDDTRKGWIYPKQPGGIVGTYLTGFLGDPKLDFRLEYAKSTSIMFTHNNIYENGFIYRDSVLSHFIGTDGSELYARLSRWINEDILLGFQASRAEIGTTQHDLVGKLPHEKRYSFGLDVSYQVSDRSSIFLEYDFSRITNHDFVSGERQNDHLFRFEFTYSL; from the coding sequence ATGTTTAATAATCAAACCACAATGTTTCTCCGGCAAAGATGGAAAGTATGCTACCTGGTAATCTTACCGTACCTTTTATTTGCTGTTTATTCTGTCGCATTCATTCCGCCACTTCAAGCAGGTGATAGAACTAACGTTCCGTTAAAAAACTGGGGTGGATTTTCTTTATTTCGTTCATGGGTTTATGACGCACTGGAAAAGATTGTGCTTGCAGGATTAGCAGACCAGGCGCTCCTCAATACCAAGCCGCTGAGCCGAATGGAAGCAGCCAGGATTGTTGCACAGGCAATACATAAACTGGAACAAGACTATGGTGATTATAATGACCGCAATTATTTAGAAGATTTGCTTTACAAGCTTATAGAAGAATTTGGCAGTGAATTGGCAGAAATGGGGGTAAAAACACCACTCAATTATGAGGCACAACCAAAATTTTTGAATCTCAAACCTGTGGATAATATTCAATTCGGAAATGCTCTGGCTAACAATTCGCAGAAGCCCGTTAACAATTTTGGACAACGCTTTAGTGAAGGAATAAATACAGACTTTACTTTTGACGGAAGGAACCAATTAGGGGACTTTCTGTCACTGTATTATCAGCCAGAGTTTTTTTTGAATAAAGATGGCTCTCAGGGTCGATTACAAATCGGTTATGCAAAACTCACACTCTGGAATACAGAGCTTGAAGTGGGACGTGACAGTCTCTGGTGGGGACCTGGATATCATGGCTCAATGCTTTTTTCTAATAACGCCCCTCCGCTTGATCAGATACGGCTTGGCTCAGCGGAGCCTTTCAGACTTCCCTGGATTTTTCGTCATATCGGCCCAATCAAGGCGACAACATTTGTAGGAAAACTCGATGGTAATCAAATACCTTCTCATCCTCTTGTAGGTGGCTATCGCATTAGCTTAGCTCCTTCCCGCTTTGTGGAGATAGGTCATGGTCGTGCTTACCAATTTGCTGGTGACGGACGTGGCTATACGATAAAAGACTTTCCCGGAACCATCTTCCAAACCACCACATCAGAAGGTGTTGATGACCCGGATAGTAACAGAAATGTTAACAATCTGTTATCTCTTGATATCACAGTAAGAATACCCAATGTAGATCGCTATATTTTTATTGCCCGGGATATATCTCTCTATGGTGAGATGGGATGGGATGACACCCGAAAGGGTTGGATTTACCCTAAGCAACCAGGCGGAATTGTGGGTACTTATCTCACGGGCTTTTTAGGAGATCCAAAACTCGATTTTCGGCTCGAATATGCCAAGAGTACCTCTATCATGTTTACCCATAATAATATTTATGAAAACGGATTTATATACAGAGACTCTGTTCTTTCTCATTTTATTGGAACTGATGGAAGTGAGCTTTATGCGCGTCTTAGCCGATGGATTAATGAGGACATCCTTTTAGGATTTCAGGCGAGCCGGGCTGAGATTGGCACCACACAACATGACCTTGTTGGAAAATTACCGCATGAAAAGCGCTATTCGTTTGGATTAGATGTCTCTTACCAGGTCTCAGACCGTTCCTCTATTTTTCTGGAATACGACTTTTCCCGCATTACCAATCATGACTTTGTCAGTGGGGAAAGACAGAACGATCACCTCTTTAGATTCGAATTTACCTACTCATTATAA
- a CDS encoding NAD-dependent epimerase, protein MTTRHPTRILVTGAAGFIGFHLCKKLIECSDDVIGIDNINNYYDVNLKLNRLKQLERRKNFEFIRMDLSDKDRIIKLFSEKGFHVVVNLAAQAGVRYSLKNPYAYVDSNICGFLNILEGCRHNHIKHLVFASSSSVYGANTKMPFSVHHNVDHPVSLYAATKKANELMAHTYANLYNIPCTGLRFFTVYGPWGRPDMAYFLFTKAITEEKPIDVFNYGKMKRDFTYIDDIIEGVVRVINKTPEPNAQWSGDNPDSASSYAPYRLYNIGNNNPVELMRFIEVVEACLGKKAEKNFLPMQKGDVHATYADIDDLVADVGFKPSTPIEKGIEEFVKWYRMYYDI, encoded by the coding sequence TTGACTACCCGACACCCAACGCGGATTTTAGTAACCGGTGCAGCCGGTTTTATCGGTTTCCATCTCTGTAAAAAACTTATTGAATGTAGTGATGACGTTATTGGTATTGATAATATTAATAATTACTACGATGTTAATTTGAAACTCAACAGATTAAAGCAACTTGAAAGAAGAAAGAACTTCGAGTTTATCAGAATGGATCTCTCAGACAAGGATAGGATTATAAAGCTCTTCTCTGAAAAAGGATTTCATGTGGTGGTAAACCTCGCGGCACAGGCTGGTGTGAGATATTCATTAAAAAATCCTTATGCGTATGTCGACAGTAATATTTGTGGATTCCTGAATATCCTCGAAGGCTGCAGACATAACCATATCAAACATCTTGTTTTCGCCTCATCGAGTTCAGTGTACGGTGCCAACACAAAGATGCCATTTTCCGTGCATCATAATGTAGACCATCCCGTTTCTCTTTATGCAGCGACTAAAAAAGCAAATGAACTTATGGCGCATACCTATGCAAATCTCTACAACATCCCCTGTACAGGACTCAGATTCTTCACTGTCTATGGCCCGTGGGGTAGACCTGATATGGCATACTTTTTATTCACAAAGGCTATCACAGAAGAGAAGCCGATAGACGTATTTAACTATGGAAAAATGAAAAGGGATTTTACCTACATCGATGACATTATAGAGGGCGTAGTCAGGGTAATAAATAAGACCCCTGAACCTAATGCTCAGTGGAGTGGAGACAATCCCGATTCAGCATCAAGCTATGCGCCCTATAGGCTTTATAATATCGGCAATAATAATCCTGTCGAGTTGATGAGGTTTATTGAAGTAGTGGAGGCATGTCTTGGTAAAAAGGCAGAAAAAAATTTCTTACCCATGCAAAAAGGAGATGTACATGCTACGTATGCTGATATTGACGATTTGGTAGCGGACGTAGGTTTTAAACCATCGACTCCGATTGAAAAGGGAATCGAAGAATTTGTGAAGTGGTATCGAATGTACTATGATATATAA
- a CDS encoding mannose-1-phosphate guanylyltransferase/mannose-6-phosphate isomerase: protein MKALILAGGSGTRLWPLSRQNFPKQFLKLNEDKSLLKQTVERLMTSIPPGDIIIMTKSDYKFYVISELSALSVTHSILEPGSRNTAPAIALGIKYCIDKLGCDKDEVIFVSPSDHIIKPVEKFREYLKEAEEIAKDGFIVTFGIQPTKPETGYGYIKCNRQGLHDKQRYFNVEKFTEKPDRETAQCYLNEGNYYWNSGMFAFTIGTIMEEFKKHAPRIHKELDKGFDEILSTFIQMPDISIDYAVMEKSDKVITLPLDLYWNDIGSWDSLFDVLDKDESGNVKIGDVISINTKGTLILGNKRLISTIGLEDCLIIETDDAILVAKKGEAQKVKDIVNKLKENARSEGEEHVTTYRPWGSYTVLEEGLRYKIKRIVVNPNEKLSMQMHHHRSEHWVVIKGAAKVIVGGEETFMHENESIYIPKSMPHRLENPGKIQLEMIEVQNGEYVEEDDIVRMEDVYGRTKTD, encoded by the coding sequence ATGAAGGCGTTAATCCTTGCAGGGGGCTCTGGTACAAGGCTTTGGCCACTAAGTAGGCAAAATTTTCCAAAGCAATTTCTCAAATTGAATGAAGACAAATCCCTTTTGAAACAAACTGTGGAAAGGTTAATGACCAGTATTCCACCAGGCGATATTATTATCATGACAAAAAGCGATTATAAATTTTATGTTATATCTGAATTAAGCGCTTTATCTGTTACTCATTCAATACTTGAACCGGGAAGCAGGAATACAGCACCTGCAATAGCTCTTGGAATTAAGTACTGTATAGATAAATTGGGGTGTGATAAAGATGAAGTAATTTTCGTATCACCCTCTGACCATATAATCAAACCGGTTGAGAAGTTCAGGGAATATCTGAAGGAAGCAGAGGAGATTGCAAAGGATGGTTTTATCGTTACCTTTGGAATTCAGCCCACAAAACCGGAAACCGGATACGGATACATCAAATGCAACAGACAGGGTCTTCATGATAAACAAAGATATTTTAACGTGGAGAAATTTACCGAGAAGCCCGATAGAGAAACGGCACAATGTTATCTTAACGAAGGCAATTATTACTGGAATTCAGGTATGTTTGCCTTTACCATAGGGACTATAATGGAAGAATTCAAAAAACATGCGCCCCGGATACATAAGGAACTTGATAAGGGCTTTGATGAAATATTATCAACCTTTATCCAAATGCCTGATATATCGATAGATTATGCGGTAATGGAAAAGTCAGATAAGGTAATAACACTGCCTCTCGACTTATACTGGAATGATATAGGCTCATGGGATTCATTATTTGATGTCCTGGACAAAGATGAGAGCGGAAATGTTAAAATAGGTGATGTTATATCTATTAATACGAAAGGAACGCTTATTCTTGGCAATAAGAGATTGATATCAACTATAGGATTGGAAGATTGTTTAATCATTGAGACTGACGATGCCATACTCGTTGCAAAAAAAGGCGAAGCTCAGAAGGTAAAGGATATTGTAAATAAATTAAAAGAAAATGCAAGAAGTGAAGGAGAAGAACATGTTACAACCTACAGGCCGTGGGGAAGCTATACGGTTCTTGAAGAAGGACTAAGGTATAAAATCAAACGGATAGTGGTAAATCCAAATGAAAAACTGAGCATGCAGATGCACCATCACAGGTCTGAACACTGGGTAGTTATCAAAGGCGCAGCAAAAGTAATTGTTGGTGGCGAAGAAACGTTCATGCATGAGAATGAGAGTATCTATATACCAAAATCAATGCCCCATAGGCTTGAAAACCCCGGTAAAATACAACTCGAGATGATAGAAGTTCAAAATGGAGAATATGTCGAAGAAGATGATATTGTGAGAATGGAAGATGTATATGGCAGAACAAAAACTGATTAA